One part of the Nymphaea colorata isolate Beijing-Zhang1983 chromosome 8, ASM883128v2, whole genome shotgun sequence genome encodes these proteins:
- the LOC116258745 gene encoding E3 ubiquitin-protein ligase RGLG2-like, giving the protein MGGKHSKRKSRDYPPSYNYNSYNYGPPPSYHPSSSWNAPSHAPPSETYMQPEMKHKLQRRYSRIADNYNSLDQVTEALAQAGLESSNLIVGIDFTKSNEWTGARSFNRRCLHHIGESPNPYEQAISIIGRTLSAFDEDNLIPCYGFGDASTHDQEVFSFYPDERPCNGFEEALSRYKEIVPLLRLAGPTSFAPIIESAISIVEQSGGQYHVLLIIADGQVTRSVDTESGHLSPQEQDTVNAIVKASEYALSIVLVGVGDGPWDMMHQFDDNIPARAFDNFQFVNFTEIMSKNIPMSKKETEFALAALMEIPSQYKATLDLHILGRRRGKGSGRVALPPPSGNYAPSYSSSKYSRTNSFEQAGASHESFSAPPDNSSSNSQTCPICIWTNKNLAFGCGHQTCFECGKDLELCPICRSTISTRIRLY; this is encoded by the exons ATGGGAGGCAAGCATTCAAAGAGGAAATCTCGTGACTATCCTCCCTCCTATAATTACAATTCTTATAATTATGGTCCTCCTCCTTCTTATCATCCTTCTTCATCCTGGAATGCTCCATCTCATGCTCCTCCATCAGAAACTTATATGCAACCTGAAATGAAGCATAAATTGCAGAGAAGGTATTCTCGAATAGCAGACAATTATAATTCTCTTGATCAG GTGACCGAAGCTCTAGCTCAAGCTGGCCTTGAATCCTCAAATCTGATTGTGGGTATTGATTTTACAAAAAGCAATGAGTGGACAG GGGCAAGGTCCTTCAACCGCCGGTGCTTACATCACATTGGAGAGTCTCCAAACCCATATGAGCAGGCAATCTCCATAATTGGCCGAACATTATCTGCCTTTGATGAAGACAATTTGATTCCATGTTATGGATTTGGAGATG CATCAACCCATGATCAGGAGGTATTTAGCTTTTATCCTGATGAACGTCCCTGCAATGGATTTGAAGAAGCATTGAGTCGATATAAGGAAATTGTTCCACTTCTTAGGCTTGCTG GTCCAACCTCCTTCGCTCCTATAATAGAGTCAGCCATAAGCATTGTTGAACAAAGTGGTGGGCAGTATCATGTTCTTTTGATCATTGCTGATGGACAG GTAACAAGAAGTGTTGATACAGAAAGTGGCCATTTAAGTCCACAAGAACAAGATACTGTGAACGCCATAGTAAAAGCTAG TGAATATGCCCTGTCCATTGTATTAGTTGGCGTTGGTGATGGACCTTGGGACATGATGCACCAATTTGATGACAACATCCCAGCACGGGCTTTTGACAATTTCCAG TTTGTGAATTTCACAGAAATAATGTCCAAGAATATTCCCATGTCCAAAAAAGAGACGGAATTTGCTCTCGCAGCTCTGATGGAAATACCATCACAGTATAAAGCAACATTAGACCTGCATATCTTGGG CCGTCGGAGAGGAAAGGGCTCTGGCAGGGTCGCTCTTCCACCTCCTTCTGGGAATTATGCTCCATCTTACTCAAGTTCAAAGTACTCTAGAACAAACAGCTTTGAGCAAGCTGGTGCCTCTCACGAGAGTTTTTCTGCTCCCCCAGATAATTCTTCCAGCAATAGCCAG ACATGCCCTATATGTATTTGGACCAACAAGAACCTTGCATTTGGTTGCGGACATCAG ACATGCTTCGAATGTGGGAAAGACCTTGAGTTATGCCCGATTTGCCGGAGCACTATCAGCACAAGAATCAGGCTCTATTGA
- the LOC116259485 gene encoding disease resistance protein RGA5-like, protein MKKKVVLRVEMCCNRCRTKSLETVASINGVLSIALEGAERNMVVVVGEDIDPVTMTKKLRKKAGHTELVKVEAISPRDGMDNDDQYRRPAAVWNAYPPSYIASCQVCEVDHPTVGCSIM, encoded by the exons ATGAAG AAAAAAGTGGTGCTGAGAGTGGAAATGTGCTGCAACCGGTGCCGCACCAAATCCTTGGAGACCGTCGCGTCAATTAATG GTGTGCTGTCCATAGCGCTTGAAGGGGCAGAAAGAAACATGGTTGTGGTGGTCGGCGAGGACATAGACCCGGTGACCATGACCAAGAAGTTGAGAAAGAAGGCTGGCCACACTGAGCTTGTCAAAGTAGAAGCGATTTCTCCGCGAGACGGAATGGATAATGATGATCAATACCGGCGGCCGGCGGCGGTTTGGAATGCATATCCACCGTCCTACATAGCATCATGTCAGGTCTGTGAGGTGGATCACCCGACTGTTGGTTGCTCTATTATGTGA
- the LOC116259377 gene encoding heavy metal-associated isoprenylated plant protein 47-like: MKKKVVLRVQMCCDRCRTKSLETVASIYGVLSVALEGAERNLVVVVGEDIDPVTITEKLRKKAGQTELVKVEGIVSVGEETDDDGDDQHQWPAVRNGYPNYIAPVQICEGDHPTTGCSIM, translated from the exons ATGAAG AAAAAAGTGGTGCTGAGAGTGCAAATGTGCTGCGACCGGTGCCGCACCAAATCCTTGGAGACCGTCGCATCCATTTATG GTGTGCTGTCCGTAGCGCTTGAAGGCGCAGAAAGAAACTTGGTTGTGGTGGTCGGCGAGGACATAGATCCAGTGACCATAACCGAGAAACTGAGAAAGAAGGCAGGCCAAACTGAGCTTGTCAAAGTAGAAGGGATAGTTTCCGTGGGAGAAGAAAcagatgatgatggtgatgatcaACACCAGTGGCCGGCAGTTAGGAATGGATATCCCAACTACATAGCACCGGTTCAGATCTGTGAGGGCGATCACCCGACTACTGGTTGCTCTATTATGTGA
- the LOC126410293 gene encoding uncharacterized protein LOC126410293 has translation MKKFTNGAELIRPAQTRFATNVLTVQGIVKQRSSLRQMFSSDDWAAYPHAYKRKATTVVDTIFDVDFWESCVHLLKICVPLVKVLRLVDSEDRPSIGYLYESMDRAKEAIRDNMKGKKKLYMPIWKIIDERWSGQLHRPLHAAAYYLNPAIRYLPTFKKDREVEYGMLDCIDVLVSDSKEQDAIHMSINKYDTASGTMARDTAVRCRTTMRPDLWWERFGPDCPELRKLAIRILSQTCSATGCERNWSVFQHIHSKKRNRLEHKRLNDLVYVRYNMKLRQRQLETTSTRKHHNQYDPIFIDHFDILDSWVEEEPAAILDEDDLDFLNVEGAAEIVEEGEAGGEQWNVGDIPFATEGIEEEVNEGSEDDDEE, from the exons atgaagaaattcacaaatggggctgaattgattcgacctgcacaaacacggtttgctacaaatgttttgactgtgcagggtatagtcaagcaaagatcttctctcaggcagatgttttcaagtgatgattgggctgcatatccacatgcctataaaagaaaggctacgacagttgtggataccatcttcgatgttgacttttgggaatcatgtgtgcacttattgaagatttgtgtacctctagtgaaagtcctcagattagttgatagtgaagatagaccttctattggatatttatacgagtctatggatagagccaaggaggccattagagataatatgaagggaaaaaagaagttgtacatgcctatatggaagattatagatgaaaggtggtctggacaacttcatcgcccacttcatgcagcagcctactacctaaatcctgccattagatatcttcccacttttaagaaggacagagaggtcgagtatggcatgttggattgcattgatgtattagtaagtgatagtaaagaacaagacgctatccatatgtcgatcaacaaatatgatacggcttctggtaccatggcgagagacacagcagttcgatgcaggacaactatgcgtccag atttgtggtgggaaaggtttgggcctgattgcccagaattaaggaagcttgcaattagaatcctcagtcaaacatgtagtgcaactggatgtgaaagaaattggagtgtatttcagcacatccatagtaagaagaggaataggctggaacataaaaggttgaatgaccttgtttatgttcgttataatatgaagttgagacaaag gcaactagaaacaacatctacgaggaagcatcacaatcaatatgatcctatcttcattgaccattttgatatattagattcttgggttgaagaagaaccagctgcaatacttgatgaggacgatcttgattttttgaatgttgaaggagcagcagagattgttgaagaaggagaggctgggggggagcaatggaatgttggtgacattccatttgcaacagaggggatagaagaagaagttaatgaaggaagtgaagatgatgatgaagaatga
- the LOC116258431 gene encoding glucan endo-1,3-beta-glucosidase 5 has protein sequence MAEKVEGHQTLFLLLLLVSNCLVVAQCAIGVNWGLMSSHKMPPSIVVKLLKDNGVGKVKLFEADGRVLEALMGSGIEVMVGIPNELLGALSSSSAAADLWVHQNLSRYVVKGGVDIRYVAVGNEPFLSSYGNQYQSLVLPALQNIQQSLVKANLAGFVKPVVPCNSDAYQSSLPSQGSFRPDLTQIMTQLVSFLSSVGSPFVVNIYPFLSLYDSSDFPQEYAFFEGTNHPLVDGQNMYYNAFDGNFDTLVAALDKIGYGQMPIVVGEVGWPTDGALSANLSAARAFNQGLINHVLSNKGTPLRPGAPPMDIYLFSLLDEEQKSIMPGNFERHWGIFSFDGQAKYPLNLGSGKGLLRGAKDVQYLPSRWCIADPSRGLDSVSNHMQLACSLADCTTLFYGGSCNSIGDAGNASYAFNSYYQLRKQDPESCSFGGYGMITFLDPSIGDCRFLVGVSDSSGCGISFPHRTWMTTFLGFVVVTILFFL, from the exons ATGGCAGAGAAAGTAGAGGGACACCAAACTCTGTTCCTTCTCTTGTTGTTGGTGAGCAACTGCTTAGTGGTGGCTCAATGTGCGATTGGTGTCAATTGGGGGCTCATGTCTTCCCACAAGATGCCCCCTTCCATTGTTGTGAAACTGCTGAAGGATAATGGGGTCGGCAAGGTGAAGCTGTTCGAAGCCGACGGAAGAGTCCTTGAGGCGTTAATGGGCAGCGGGATCGAGGTGATGGTAGGCATCCCGAATGAGTTGTTGGGGGCATTGAGTTCTTCTTCGGCTGCTGCTGATTTGTGGGTTCATCAAAACTTGTCGAGATATGTGGTGAAGGGCGGCGTTGATATCAG GTACGTTGCAGTTGGCAACGAACCCTTCCTGTCAAGTTATGGGAACCAATATCAGTCCCTTGTTCTACCTGCTCTAcaaaatatacaacaatctCTGGTCAAAGCAAACCTCGCAGGATTTGTAAAACCAGTGGTGCCCTGCAATTCAGATGCATATCAGTCTTCACTGCCATCGCAGGGATCATTCCGACCTGACTTAACTCAAATTATGACTCAGCTTGTCTCTTTTCTAAGCTCAGTCGGCTCTCCTTTTGTGGTCAACATCTATCCTTTCTTGAGCCTCTATGACAGCTCGGACTTCCCACAGGAGTATGCATTTTTTGAAGGCACCAATCATCCCCTTGTAGACGGTCAAAATATGTACTACAATGCGTTCGATGGAAATTTTGATACCTTGGTTGCAGCTCTTGACAAGATTGGTTATGGTCAGATGCCGATCGTTGTAGGCGAGGTTGGATGGCCCACTGATGGGGCTCTCAGTGCGAACCTTAGTGCTGCTAGAGCCTTCAACCAAGGTCTTATCAATCATGTTCTGAGTAACAAAGGGACCCCTTTGAGACCAGGTGCTCCTCCCATGGACATTTATCTGTTTAGTCTTCTTGATGAAGAACAGAAGTCTATTATGCCTGGCAACTTTGAAAGGCATTGGGGAATCTTTTCTTTTGATGGTCAGGCCAAGTATCCGCTCAATCTCGGATCAGGTAAAGGGCTTCTGCGAGGTGCAAAAGATGTCCAGTACTTACCTTCAAGGTGGTGCATCGCAGACCCATCCAGGGGCTTGGACAGCGTCTCTAACCACATGCAATTAGCATGCAGTTTGGCTGACTGCACGACTCTCTTCTATGGAGGTTCCTGCAACTCTATCGGCGATGCTGGCAACGCCTCCTACGCCTTCAACAGTTACTATCAGTTGAGGAAACAGGACCCTGAAAGCTGCAGCTTTGGTGGCTATGGTATGATCACATTTCTTGATCCTTCAATTGGGGACTGTCGATTTCTGGTTGGCGTCAGCGATAGTTCTGGTTGTGGAATTTCCTTCCCCCATAGGACTTGGATGACCACTTTCTTGGGTTTTGTTGTTGTAACCATCttgtttttcttataa